One window of Rasiella rasia genomic DNA carries:
- a CDS encoding PBP1 and LysM peptidoglycan-binding domain-containing protein, translating to MKYLLYIAVVSFMIVSCDVLSSPSQANYRSHTVQKGETVYSIAKKYGTTRKEIYLLNPDAKNGVKENAVLVIPSTDVINSSGAVTFKTHKVRRKETLFSIAQLYNVSVEDIKRYNKHLYAKQLKKGEKLQIPKSVNANNTTGETNTTSETSNTGSDSKSYKVKPKETKFGIARMYGITIAELEALNPNLGESLQIGETIQVPSESVTNEATLDTEKYTFYEVQPKEGFYRLKVKLGLSEEEIVSLNPYAKEGLKEGMILKIPKDEVASNDTVSTVNLETGLSNKSEKRIAIMLPFLLNRAQGDSVNNSEILKNERTMRIALDFYSGVLMATEFAKDQGISVTVDVFDTQASAGKVGSIISSNNFDTVDAVIGPLLSSNVEKAAAALKGEDVPVFFTTK from the coding sequence TTGAAATATCTCCTATACATTGCTGTTGTAAGCTTTATGATTGTAAGCTGCGATGTGCTGTCATCTCCATCACAGGCTAACTACCGTAGTCATACGGTTCAAAAAGGTGAAACCGTATATAGTATCGCCAAGAAATACGGGACAACTCGTAAAGAAATTTATCTGTTAAATCCGGATGCAAAAAATGGAGTGAAAGAAAATGCCGTATTGGTCATTCCGTCTACAGATGTTATTAACAGCTCTGGTGCGGTTACTTTTAAAACCCATAAAGTAAGACGAAAAGAGACTTTATTTAGCATTGCGCAATTGTATAATGTTTCCGTAGAAGATATAAAACGCTACAACAAACATTTGTATGCCAAGCAACTTAAAAAAGGTGAGAAGTTGCAGATTCCTAAATCTGTAAACGCAAATAACACAACTGGCGAGACAAATACAACGTCAGAAACTTCTAATACAGGATCAGATTCGAAGTCGTATAAAGTAAAACCAAAGGAAACAAAGTTTGGTATTGCAAGGATGTACGGTATAACTATAGCCGAACTAGAAGCGCTGAACCCAAATTTGGGTGAGTCATTACAAATAGGCGAAACTATTCAGGTTCCTTCGGAAAGTGTAACTAATGAAGCAACATTAGATACTGAAAAATATACTTTTTATGAAGTACAACCTAAGGAAGGATTTTACCGATTAAAAGTAAAGTTAGGGTTGTCTGAAGAGGAGATTGTAAGTCTTAATCCGTATGCGAAAGAAGGTCTTAAGGAAGGCATGATTCTTAAAATACCTAAAGATGAAGTTGCTTCTAACGATACGGTTTCAACAGTAAATTTAGAAACTGGCCTTAGTAACAAAAGTGAGAAGCGAATCGCAATTATGTTGCCTTTCTTGCTGAATCGTGCCCAGGGAGATTCGGTAAACAATTCTGAGATTTTAAAGAACGAACGCACCATGCGTATTGCTTTAGATTTTTATAGCGGTGTACTTATGGCAACAGAATTTGCCAAGGATCAAGGTATTTCAGTAACTGTAGATGTGTTTGATACCCAAGCAAGTGCAGGGAAGGTTGGAAGTATTATTTCTTCAAACAATTTTGATACTGTAGATGCAGTTATTGGTCCGTTGTTAAGTAGTAATGTAGAGAAAGCTGCGGCAGCTTTAAAAGGTGAAGACGTGCCTGTTTTTTTCACCACTAAGTAA
- a CDS encoding DUF3820 family protein: MTAGNPEGEPLFPNPAHLKELANYRMPFGKYKNQRLLHLPEAYFVWFQQKGFPEGKLGRMMQEMFEIKVNGLEPLLGPFIEH, encoded by the coding sequence ATGACCGCTGGAAATCCTGAGGGCGAGCCACTCTTTCCCAACCCTGCCCATTTAAAAGAACTAGCAAATTATAGGATGCCATTTGGTAAATATAAAAACCAACGGTTGTTGCACCTTCCCGAGGCTTATTTTGTATGGTTTCAACAAAAAGGATTTCCTGAGGGAAAATTGGGACGCATGATGCAAGAAATGTTCGAAATAAAAGTAAACGGCTTAGAACCGTTATTGGGCCCATTTATTGAACATTAA
- a CDS encoding S8 family serine peptidase gives MKKIFVLLSFVISTTAMAQQDALVFFVDKADVATSIANPISILTQDALDRKAMHGIAIDERDVPVNEVYITEIKNQPGITVHAKSKWLNAVYVRGSESAINGLTSLASVSDVEFADKTLNRRPFQKKQRDKFALENEASRVTYNYGAAANQTEMIGADFLHEEDFTGTGMVIAVLDSGFPNVFTNNAFSDVVSDGRLLGTYDFAERQTNVDGTGSHGARTFSNIGAFLDGSQDFVGTAPEASFYLFRTEFAPTENPVEEAWWVEALERADSLGVDVVNTSLGYQDYDNPNYDHSYEDLDGETTIAARGGNIAFEKGMLLVTSAGNDGGGFTFVATPGDSKGVLTVGAVDSSGDYAGFSSIGPTVDGRIKPDVMAQGLDAAVVDQDGDVTFNNGTSFSSPIMAGAVASLWESRPEVRNDVIMQVIRESAHLFNNPTDEMGYGIPNFEDAYNALQLLAIEEQVLKENFAVYPNPVRDVMNVSFPKTIEEATVSIYDVLGKRVLQQKITSTGNRVNVSQLSEGMYIAKVTGEGTSNNFKILKQ, from the coding sequence ATGAAAAAAATATTTGTACTCCTATCTTTTGTAATTTCAACAACGGCTATGGCGCAACAAGACGCGCTCGTTTTCTTTGTAGACAAGGCAGATGTTGCAACTTCAATTGCCAATCCTATTAGTATTCTTACGCAAGACGCGCTTGATCGTAAGGCGATGCATGGTATCGCTATCGATGAAAGAGACGTACCCGTAAATGAAGTGTATATTACCGAAATAAAAAATCAGCCAGGAATTACGGTACATGCAAAAAGCAAATGGCTTAATGCTGTTTACGTGAGAGGTTCAGAAAGTGCTATAAATGGGTTAACTAGTCTAGCTTCGGTATCTGATGTTGAATTTGCAGATAAGACGTTAAATCGTAGACCTTTTCAGAAGAAACAAAGAGATAAATTCGCACTCGAAAATGAAGCATCTAGAGTAACCTATAACTACGGAGCTGCTGCCAACCAAACAGAAATGATTGGCGCCGATTTCTTACACGAAGAGGACTTTACTGGAACGGGCATGGTTATCGCTGTCTTAGATAGCGGGTTTCCTAATGTATTTACTAATAACGCCTTTTCTGATGTAGTATCTGACGGACGTTTGTTAGGGACATACGATTTTGCCGAAAGACAAACCAATGTAGACGGTACAGGCTCGCATGGTGCCCGAACATTTAGTAATATTGGTGCATTCTTAGATGGAAGCCAGGATTTTGTAGGTACGGCACCAGAAGCATCTTTCTATTTGTTTAGAACTGAATTTGCACCTACCGAAAACCCCGTAGAGGAAGCATGGTGGGTAGAAGCGCTAGAAAGAGCCGATAGCCTTGGAGTAGATGTTGTAAACACTTCATTAGGATATCAAGACTACGATAATCCGAATTACGATCATAGCTACGAAGATTTAGATGGTGAAACAACCATCGCTGCGCGTGGCGGGAATATTGCTTTTGAAAAAGGAATGCTGCTAGTTACTTCAGCTGGAAATGATGGAGGCGGATTTACATTTGTAGCCACTCCTGGTGATTCGAAAGGAGTCTTAACGGTGGGTGCTGTAGATTCTAGTGGTGATTATGCTGGTTTTAGCTCAATTGGCCCAACCGTAGATGGAAGAATTAAGCCAGATGTAATGGCACAGGGCTTAGATGCTGCAGTTGTAGACCAAGATGGAGATGTTACCTTCAATAATGGTACTTCCTTTAGCTCGCCAATTATGGCTGGTGCTGTGGCAAGCCTTTGGGAATCTAGACCAGAAGTACGAAACGATGTAATAATGCAGGTAATTAGAGAATCGGCTCACTTGTTTAACAATCCCACAGACGAAATGGGATACGGAATACCAAACTTCGAAGATGCCTACAACGCATTACAACTTCTAGCTATAGAAGAGCAAGTTCTAAAAGAAAACTTTGCCGTGTATCCAAACCCAGTTAGAGACGTCATGAATGTTTCTTTTCCAAAAACTATCGAAGAAGCTACAGTTTCAATTTATGATGTCTTAGGGAAAAGAGTACTTCAACAAAAAATTACAAGCACTGGCAACCGAGTTAATGTGTCGCAACTTTCCGAAGGAATGTATATCGCTAAGGTAACAGGAGAAGGTACTAGCAATAACTTTAAAATTTTAAAGCAGTAG
- a CDS encoding DUF922 domain-containing protein: MKFLVSMLFCFFLVTAEADLVKMQWNENRQLTWNDFQGEPNRGDDFVASTNSGISFSFSYQTRNGKMTMDYEVLCNFYPELSWYKPDLVTPYILKHEQTHFDISELFARKLRKAMAETTFSNNPKEEVNALYEVIEKARQAMQNKYDEESEHSKNKTAELQWREFVAQELQAYDRWKS, encoded by the coding sequence ATGAAATTTTTGGTATCTATGTTGTTTTGTTTTTTCCTTGTCACTGCAGAGGCCGACTTGGTAAAAATGCAATGGAATGAAAACAGACAACTTACCTGGAACGATTTTCAAGGTGAACCCAATAGGGGTGACGACTTTGTTGCCAGCACCAATAGCGGTATTTCATTTTCTTTCTCTTATCAAACAAGAAACGGAAAGATGACCATGGATTATGAAGTGCTCTGTAATTTTTATCCAGAACTTTCTTGGTATAAACCCGATTTAGTAACACCGTATATTTTAAAGCATGAGCAAACACATTTTGATATTTCAGAATTGTTTGCAAGAAAACTGCGTAAGGCAATGGCAGAAACAACGTTTTCTAACAATCCCAAAGAAGAAGTAAATGCCTTGTATGAAGTTATTGAAAAGGCGCGCCAAGCAATGCAGAATAAATACGACGAAGAGAGCGAACACTCTAAGAATAAAACCGCAGAATTACAATGGCGCGAATTTGTAGCCCAAGAATTGCAAGCTTATGACCGCTGGAAATCCTGA
- the yidC gene encoding membrane protein insertase YidC: MEEKKFDKNSLIGFLLIGGILIWMLYMNSDEQPDQETTNTEQVVDSTQTATDKSTKEITVTPAEINTASATDSVAVENLKNRLGSFAYSGTLASATDATTTIENDVLQLKVSNKGGYIVEAKLKDHTTYKGDHVTLIRDGNNDFNLQFTAENRLLNTRDLYFEPSVSKSGENNVLSMKLKTGPDAYVEYRYELTPGQYMLDFSLKSQGLDGVMDTSQPIYLNWNLKAFRQAKSISYENRYTRLTYEHDDEDFSKLDPTGEDDEVEKNVDWMNFRQHFFSSMLLTDTPFKEVTFTSQDLVEDEDIDTVYTKNYGAKMLIEPKGGALAENMNMYYGPTDYQIFNDYDRNLDEALPLGWGIFGMINKYIIIPLFGFLSGFLPAGIAIIVLTILIKLALSPVQYKQYLSQAKMKVLKPEIDEIKKKHEGNSMKIQQETMKLQNVAGASPLKGCLPAILQIPVFYALFTFFPMAFDLRQKGFLWAEDLSSYDTIYEFPPGFSIPFYGDHVSLFPILASIAIGAYMIMSAGQSMQAQQQPGMPNMKFLMYLSPLFMLVFFNNYASGLSLYYLVSNLITIGIMLVIKNYIIDEEKIHAQIQVKKKTPKKQNRFQRKMADMMEQAEEQKRAQKKKK, encoded by the coding sequence ATGGAAGAAAAGAAGTTTGATAAAAATTCACTCATTGGTTTTTTACTTATTGGAGGTATCCTTATTTGGATGCTTTATATGAATAGTGATGAACAACCAGATCAAGAAACAACCAATACAGAGCAAGTAGTAGACAGTACGCAAACTGCTACAGATAAGTCAACTAAAGAAATAACAGTAACGCCAGCCGAGATAAATACGGCGTCTGCTACAGATTCTGTTGCTGTTGAAAATCTTAAAAACAGACTAGGTTCTTTTGCGTATTCAGGTACGTTGGCTTCTGCTACAGATGCAACCACTACTATAGAAAATGATGTGTTGCAACTAAAGGTGAGCAATAAAGGTGGGTATATTGTCGAGGCGAAGCTTAAAGATCACACAACATACAAAGGAGATCATGTTACATTAATTAGAGATGGCAATAATGATTTCAATCTACAGTTTACTGCTGAAAATAGACTTTTAAATACTCGGGATCTTTATTTTGAGCCGTCGGTAAGCAAAAGTGGTGAAAACAATGTGTTATCGATGAAACTAAAAACGGGACCCGATGCTTATGTCGAATACCGTTACGAATTAACTCCTGGGCAGTACATGCTAGATTTTAGTCTAAAGTCGCAAGGCTTAGACGGCGTGATGGATACTTCGCAACCTATTTACCTTAATTGGAATCTAAAGGCATTTCGTCAGGCAAAGAGTATTTCATATGAAAATAGATACACACGTTTAACGTATGAGCATGATGATGAAGATTTCAGTAAACTAGACCCTACTGGCGAAGATGATGAAGTAGAAAAGAATGTAGATTGGATGAATTTCCGTCAGCACTTTTTTAGCTCTATGCTGTTAACAGATACGCCGTTTAAAGAAGTTACATTTACGTCACAAGATTTAGTAGAAGATGAAGACATAGATACGGTGTACACCAAGAACTATGGGGCAAAAATGCTCATTGAACCTAAGGGAGGTGCTTTGGCTGAAAACATGAACATGTATTACGGCCCAACAGATTATCAGATATTTAATGATTATGATAGAAATCTAGACGAAGCTTTACCACTTGGGTGGGGAATTTTTGGGATGATTAATAAATACATAATCATACCATTGTTTGGTTTCTTGAGTGGGTTTTTACCAGCGGGTATTGCCATTATTGTACTAACTATTTTAATTAAACTAGCGTTGTCGCCAGTACAGTACAAGCAATATCTTTCTCAGGCAAAGATGAAGGTATTAAAGCCAGAAATTGACGAAATTAAAAAGAAGCATGAAGGGAATTCTATGAAGATTCAACAAGAGACCATGAAACTTCAAAATGTTGCTGGTGCAAGTCCGTTAAAAGGTTGCCTGCCTGCCATATTGCAGATTCCGGTGTTTTATGCCTTGTTTACATTTTTCCCAATGGCATTCGATTTAAGGCAAAAAGGCTTTTTATGGGCAGAAGATTTAAGTAGTTACGATACTATTTACGAGTTCCCTCCAGGGTTTAGTATTCCTTTTTATGGAGATCACGTTAGCTTATTTCCAATTTTGGCGTCTATAGCTATTGGCGCGTATATGATAATGAGTGCTGGGCAAAGCATGCAGGCACAGCAACAGCCAGGTATGCCAAACATGAAATTTTTAATGTACTTGTCACCATTGTTTATGCTAGTGTTTTTTAACAACTACGCAAGTGGTCTTTCATTGTACTATTTAGTTTCTAACTTAATTACCATTGGTATTATGTTGGTAATTAAGAATTATATCATAGATGAAGAGAAAATTCATGCTCAAATTCAGGTAAAAAAGAAAACGCCAAAGAAGCAGAATCGTTTTCAACGAAAAATGGCAGATATGATGGAGCAAGCCGAAGAACAAAAAAGAGCTCAGAAAAAGAAGAAATAG
- a CDS encoding CTP synthase, giving the protein MSTTKYIFVTGGVSSSLGKGIIAASLAKLLQARGYRVTIQKLDPYINVDPGTLNPYEHGECYVTDDGAETDLDLGHYERFLNVPTSQANNVTTGRIYQSVIQKERRGEFLGKTVQVVPHITNEIKERIQILGKSGDFDIVITEIGGTVGDIESLPYIESVRQLKWELGDDNALVIHLTLVPYLSAAGELKTKPTQHSVKTLMESGIRADILVCRTEHELSDDLRKKLALFCNVKKEAVIQSIDASTIYDVPNMMLAEGLDRVTLSKLNIEADSEPNLDHWNMFLNRLKNPKGEVTIGLVGKYVELQDSYKSILESFIHAGAENEVKVKVVSVHSEHIDSSNVAKKLAHLDGILVAPGFGERGIEGKVEAVQYARENKVPFLGICLGMQMAVIEYSRNVLGLKDANSSEMSKHTDHPVINLMEEQKSITDMGGTMRLGAWDCALEEDSIVGNVYEDDIIQERHRHRYEYNNQYREQLEAAGLRATGINPKTGLVEIVEIPEHPWFVGVQYHPEYKSTVANPHPLFVAFVKAAHQHSK; this is encoded by the coding sequence ATGAGTACTACAAAATACATCTTCGTTACGGGCGGGGTATCTTCATCTTTAGGTAAAGGAATTATCGCAGCGTCGCTAGCCAAATTACTGCAGGCCAGAGGGTATCGTGTGACCATTCAGAAATTAGATCCGTATATTAATGTAGATCCTGGAACTTTAAATCCGTACGAACACGGTGAATGTTACGTGACTGACGATGGTGCCGAAACCGACCTTGATTTAGGACACTACGAACGTTTTTTAAATGTTCCTACTTCTCAAGCCAATAATGTAACTACCGGACGAATTTACCAAAGTGTCATACAAAAGGAACGCAGAGGTGAGTTTTTAGGAAAAACAGTACAGGTTGTTCCTCATATCACAAACGAAATTAAAGAACGTATTCAAATTCTTGGTAAAAGTGGCGATTTCGATATTGTTATTACCGAAATAGGAGGAACTGTTGGTGATATAGAGTCGTTACCTTATATAGAGTCGGTTCGACAATTAAAGTGGGAATTAGGTGATGATAATGCGCTTGTAATTCACTTAACACTAGTTCCTTATCTTTCTGCTGCGGGTGAACTTAAAACGAAACCTACACAGCACTCTGTTAAAACCTTAATGGAAAGCGGTATTCGAGCAGATATTTTGGTGTGCCGTACAGAACATGAATTAAGTGACGATTTACGAAAAAAATTAGCGTTGTTTTGCAATGTTAAAAAAGAAGCTGTGATTCAGTCAATTGATGCTTCTACCATATACGACGTCCCAAACATGATGCTAGCAGAAGGGCTAGATAGAGTGACGCTTTCAAAATTAAATATCGAAGCAGATAGTGAACCCAACCTAGATCACTGGAATATGTTTCTTAACCGACTTAAAAACCCGAAAGGAGAAGTTACTATCGGACTTGTCGGTAAATATGTAGAACTTCAGGACAGTTATAAATCTATTCTAGAATCTTTTATCCATGCAGGTGCAGAAAACGAGGTTAAGGTAAAGGTTGTTTCTGTGCATTCTGAACATATAGATAGTTCTAATGTTGCAAAAAAATTAGCACACTTAGACGGAATATTGGTCGCTCCTGGTTTTGGTGAGCGAGGCATTGAAGGGAAGGTTGAAGCCGTGCAGTATGCGCGTGAAAATAAGGTTCCATTTTTAGGTATTTGCCTTGGAATGCAGATGGCAGTAATTGAATACAGCCGAAATGTATTGGGTTTAAAAGATGCAAACTCTAGTGAAATGAGTAAGCATACAGACCACCCCGTTATTAATTTAATGGAGGAACAAAAAAGTATTACAGATATGGGTGGGACTATGCGTTTAGGGGCATGGGATTGTGCTCTAGAAGAAGATAGTATTGTTGGCAATGTATATGAAGACGATATCATTCAAGAACGTCACCGCCATCGGTATGAGTACAACAATCAGTACAGAGAACAATTAGAGGCAGCAGGATTAAGAGCTACAGGAATTAACCCAAAAACGGGACTCGTTGAGATTGTTGAAATACCAGAACACCCATGGTTTGTAGGTGTACAATACCATCCAGAATATAAAAGTACGGTTGCCAATCCGCATCCGTTGTTTGTAGCATTTGTAAAAGCAGCACACCAACATTCAAAATAA
- a CDS encoding toxin-antitoxin system YwqK family antitoxin produces the protein MKFSIIFFLAALVAIPSSFAQGEFNQMDEAGKRHGVWKKYYPGTKQLRYEGQFNHGKEVGTFKFYCQDCGTNPSTVKEFNNTDSRAEVSYFTTKGKLVSKGMMEGKNRVGEWLYFHEKSKQPMSKETYVNGELDGVQVTYYPDGKITEEITYVKGIKQGANNYYSPESVLLKKLIYHDNELHGPAEFYDANGNVTIKGHYKEGKKHGLWQYFKDGKLELEETYPKPQKRGN, from the coding sequence ATGAAATTTTCAATAATTTTCTTTCTTGCTGCACTTGTAGCAATACCTTCTAGTTTTGCGCAAGGTGAGTTTAACCAAATGGATGAAGCTGGAAAGCGTCATGGTGTTTGGAAAAAATATTACCCAGGAACCAAACAACTTCGATACGAAGGGCAGTTTAATCATGGCAAAGAAGTAGGAACCTTTAAATTCTACTGCCAAGATTGTGGAACAAACCCTTCTACGGTAAAGGAATTCAACAATACAGATTCACGTGCCGAAGTGTCTTATTTTACCACCAAGGGCAAATTAGTGAGTAAAGGAATGATGGAAGGTAAAAATAGAGTAGGAGAATGGCTTTATTTTCATGAGAAGTCTAAGCAACCCATGAGCAAAGAAACCTACGTGAATGGAGAATTAGACGGGGTTCAGGTTACCTACTATCCCGACGGAAAGATAACCGAAGAAATTACTTATGTAAAGGGCATAAAACAAGGGGCTAATAATTATTATTCTCCAGAAAGTGTTTTGCTCAAAAAGCTAATCTATCACGACAACGAACTTCATGGTCCGGCAGAGTTTTACGATGCTAACGGTAACGTCACTATAAAAGGCCATTACAAAGAAGGAAAAAAGCACGGCTTGTGGCAGTACTTCAAGGACGGTAAGTTAGAGTTAGAAGAAACGTATCCGAAGCCTCAGAAACGAGGAAATTAG
- a CDS encoding YhcH/YjgK/YiaL family protein: MVLDTLKNCDTYSKLHHRMEAAFQFLQKEDLQQIDEGTYEIDGKDCFAIVMAYTTKPKESGFSEAHYKYIDIHYTISGSEKVGVATLEKQQPTEVNKEKDYAFYNCKTQDFILPEGSFMVLFPQDIHQTGIQIEGPKSLKKVVVKVNVQ; encoded by the coding sequence ATGGTTTTAGATACACTAAAAAATTGCGACACCTACAGCAAGCTACATCACAGAATGGAAGCTGCTTTTCAGTTTTTACAGAAAGAAGATCTTCAACAAATTGACGAAGGCACCTATGAAATTGACGGCAAAGATTGTTTTGCGATTGTAATGGCATACACCACGAAACCAAAAGAATCGGGGTTTTCTGAAGCGCATTACAAATACATAGATATTCACTACACCATTTCGGGCTCAGAAAAAGTTGGTGTTGCTACCCTAGAAAAGCAACAACCAACCGAAGTGAACAAAGAAAAAGATTACGCTTTTTATAATTGTAAAACACAAGATTTCATCCTCCCCGAAGGTTCTTTTATGGTTCTTTTTCCGCAGGATATCCATCAAACAGGAATACAGATTGAAGGTCCAAAGTCTTTAAAAAAAGTAGTTGTAAAAGTTAATGTTCAATAA
- a CDS encoding OsmC family protein, which produces MSTSKVIYLGNLRTENEHLKSGNTYITDAPTDNNGKGEAFSPTDTVATGLANCMLTVMGIKAQALAVDLSNSTALVTKTMAANPRRISKIKIVLNLPSNVSEKNQKILENTGNTCPVHNSLHPDIEKDITFLWK; this is translated from the coding sequence ATGAGCACATCTAAAGTAATATACCTAGGTAATCTGCGCACCGAAAACGAGCATCTAAAATCAGGGAATACCTATATAACAGATGCTCCAACAGACAATAATGGAAAGGGTGAGGCATTTTCTCCTACAGATACTGTGGCAACGGGTTTGGCCAATTGTATGCTTACTGTTATGGGGATTAAAGCGCAAGCATTAGCTGTAGACTTGTCGAATAGTACTGCGTTAGTCACAAAGACAATGGCTGCCAATCCGCGACGTATTTCTAAAATTAAAATTGTTCTTAACCTTCCGAGCAACGTGTCTGAAAAGAACCAGAAAATTCTTGAAAACACTGGTAATACCTGTCCAGTTCACAATAGTCTTCATCCAGATATCGAGAAAGATATTACCTTTCTATGGAAATAA
- the mnmA gene encoding tRNA 2-thiouridine(34) synthase MnmA: MKKKQRVVVGLSGGVDSSVAAYLLQKQGYEVIGLFMKNWHDDSVTISNDCPWLDDSNDAMLVAQKLNIPFQTVDLSEQYKERIVDYMFREYKMGRTPNPDVLCNREIKFDVFMKIALELGADYVATGHYCRTSTKVVYENGKETKVHQLLAGKDPNKDQSYFLCQLSQEQLAKTLFPVGELLKPEVRKIAAAQDLVTAEKRDSQGLCFIGKVRLPEFLQQQLAPKEGAIVEVASDFEGYTTASKEGTLAEISAKFEYKKTDGEVVGTHQGAHYFTNGQRKGLAVGGKKEPLFVIATDVKENVIYTGQGKNHPGLYRRGLFVKAEEIHWVREDLELAIDETLDVMARIRYRQPLQKATLHRTISGLYVIFTTPQDAITEGQFVAWYQDDELLGSGVIS, translated from the coding sequence ATGAAAAAGAAACAACGTGTTGTAGTAGGATTAAGCGGCGGAGTAGACTCCAGTGTTGCTGCTTATTTATTACAAAAACAAGGATACGAAGTTATTGGCCTGTTCATGAAGAATTGGCACGACGACTCTGTGACTATTTCTAACGACTGCCCATGGCTAGACGATAGTAACGACGCTATGTTGGTGGCGCAAAAGCTAAACATTCCTTTTCAAACCGTAGACCTAAGCGAGCAATATAAAGAGCGTATTGTAGATTATATGTTTCGTGAATACAAAATGGGTAGAACACCTAATCCCGACGTGCTTTGTAACAGAGAGATTAAGTTTGACGTCTTTATGAAAATTGCGTTAGAGCTAGGTGCAGATTATGTTGCTACCGGGCATTACTGTCGTACTTCCACGAAGGTTGTATATGAAAATGGAAAAGAAACAAAAGTACATCAGTTACTTGCAGGAAAAGATCCTAACAAAGATCAGTCATATTTTTTATGTCAGTTATCTCAAGAACAATTAGCTAAAACCTTATTTCCTGTTGGAGAATTGTTGAAGCCTGAGGTAAGAAAAATAGCGGCAGCGCAAGATTTGGTGACTGCAGAAAAACGAGATTCACAAGGATTGTGTTTTATAGGAAAGGTAAGGCTTCCAGAATTTTTACAGCAACAATTGGCACCCAAGGAAGGGGCTATTGTTGAGGTAGCTTCAGATTTTGAAGGATATACAACTGCTTCAAAAGAAGGAACGTTAGCCGAAATTTCAGCAAAATTTGAGTATAAAAAAACAGATGGCGAAGTTGTTGGTACGCACCAGGGAGCACATTATTTCACCAACGGTCAGCGTAAAGGGTTAGCTGTTGGAGGTAAAAAAGAACCATTGTTTGTAATCGCAACCGATGTAAAAGAGAATGTAATTTACACAGGGCAAGGAAAAAACCATCCTGGGTTATACAGACGCGGTCTTTTTGTGAAAGCGGAAGAAATTCATTGGGTTCGCGAAGACCTAGAATTGGCTATAGATGAAACCTTAGATGTAATGGCGCGTATTAGATACCGACAACCTTTACAGAAAGCTACATTGCACCGTACAATTTCGGGACTATATGTTATCTTTACAACACCACAAGACGCAATTACCGAAGGCCAGTTTGTTGCTTGGTATCAAGACGATGAATTACTAGGAAGCGGTGTGATATCTTAA